A region from the Natronomonas salsuginis genome encodes:
- the fabG gene encoding 3-oxoacyl-[acyl-carrier-protein] reductase codes for MALSIHASEEEHSRPLRNKTCLVTGSSRGIGKEIALEFARYGADVAVNYRSSASAANDVAKAIEANGETALTVQADVSDQQAVDRMARTIHEEFGNIDVLVNNAGITADSTFANMTREEWDRVVDVNLGGTFNCTKAFLDDIERAENGRLINVSSVVGQQGNYGQANYAASKSGLFGFTRTLALELASSGSTANCIAPGFTETDMLRSVPDRVREKILERIPLGRFAEPDDVVGMVRFLAGDESSYMTGQVLGINGGMEW; via the coding sequence ATGGCACTCAGCATACACGCGTCCGAAGAGGAGCACAGCCGACCGCTTCGAAACAAGACCTGTCTCGTCACCGGATCCTCCCGCGGGATCGGCAAGGAGATCGCGCTTGAGTTCGCCAGATACGGCGCTGACGTTGCGGTGAACTACCGATCATCAGCCTCGGCGGCCAACGACGTCGCGAAGGCGATCGAAGCGAACGGCGAGACCGCTTTGACGGTGCAGGCCGACGTTTCGGACCAGCAGGCGGTCGACCGAATGGCGCGGACGATCCACGAGGAGTTCGGGAACATCGATGTTCTGGTGAACAATGCGGGGATCACTGCCGATAGCACGTTCGCGAACATGACGCGCGAGGAGTGGGACCGCGTCGTCGACGTCAATTTGGGCGGAACGTTCAACTGCACCAAGGCGTTTCTCGACGATATCGAGCGGGCGGAAAACGGACGGTTGATCAACGTTTCGAGCGTCGTGGGACAGCAGGGTAACTACGGACAAGCGAACTACGCGGCGTCGAAATCCGGCCTGTTCGGCTTCACCCGAACGCTGGCGCTCGAACTCGCGAGCTCCGGATCGACGGCTAACTGCATCGCTCCCGGATTCACCGAAACGGACATGCTGCGAAGCGTTCCGGACCGCGTCAGAGAAAAGATCCTCGAGCGAATCCCGTTGGGGCGGTTCGCCGAACCGGATGACGTCGTCGGGATGGTCCGGTTTCTGGCCGGTGACGAATCGAGCTACATGACCGGTCAGGTGCTCGGCATAAACGGCGGCATGGAGTGGTAA
- a CDS encoding universal stress protein, producing the protein MALAHVLVPMDGSPLSKRALRIALEEHPDATVTVLHVIDPTQPGYSYPIESDLDTEPLHGSEDWYERSEELADQLFSEARDIAAEYDATIETETATGEAGRTIVEFATDHDIDGILIGSHGRDDDDLSLLGSVTETVVFRSPVRVLLVR; encoded by the coding sequence ATGGCACTCGCACACGTCCTCGTGCCGATGGATGGATCACCGCTGTCGAAGCGGGCGTTGCGGATCGCGCTGGAAGAGCATCCCGACGCGACCGTCACCGTGTTGCACGTGATCGATCCGACGCAACCTGGATACAGCTACCCGATCGAGTCCGATCTCGATACCGAGCCGCTCCACGGGTCCGAGGACTGGTATGAACGCTCCGAAGAACTCGCAGACCAGCTCTTTTCGGAGGCGAGAGACATTGCCGCGGAGTATGACGCGACCATCGAGACAGAGACCGCAACGGGGGAGGCCGGCCGGACGATCGTCGAGTTCGCCACCGACCACGACATCGACGGGATTCTCATCGGGAGTCACGGTCGCGACGACGACGATCTCTCGCTGCTCGGAAGCGTCACCGAGACCGTCGTCTTTCGCTCGCCCGTCCGCGTCCTGCTCGTTCGCTGA
- a CDS encoding DUF2267 domain-containing protein, with translation MKFDEFIGEIQHRLELPDTGRTLRAVRATLMTLGERIPAGNAEDFAASLPIEIGWYMTGAVHEHGQRFDWREFVERVSEITNEDGADAAYQARVIVDFVRGAVPESDFRQLRDQLPESPDDENWGKLFELTDSGGWEARAESDPGTDRSQ, from the coding sequence ATGAAATTCGACGAATTCATCGGCGAGATACAACACCGCCTCGAACTCCCCGACACAGGACGGACGCTCCGCGCGGTTCGGGCGACGCTCATGACGCTCGGCGAGCGGATTCCGGCGGGGAACGCGGAGGATTTCGCGGCGTCGTTACCGATCGAGATCGGGTGGTACATGACCGGGGCGGTTCACGAGCACGGCCAACGGTTCGATTGGCGGGAGTTCGTCGAGCGCGTCAGCGAGATCACGAACGAGGACGGCGCGGACGCCGCCTACCAGGCGCGCGTGATCGTCGACTTCGTGCGGGGCGCGGTTCCCGAGTCTGACTTCCGACAACTCCGAGACCAGCTCCCCGAATCGCCGGACGACGAGAACTGGGGGAAGCTCTTCGAACTCACCGACAGCGGCGGATGGGAGGCCCGAGCCGAATCGGACCCCGGCACGGATCGATCGCAATAG
- a CDS encoding DUF7557 family protein, which yields MGYEIEIRDELKERLDGHLEDDETYEEFIEELLNIYESTRFAREGYSE from the coding sequence ATGGGATACGAGATCGAAATCCGAGACGAACTGAAAGAGCGCCTCGACGGTCACCTCGAGGACGACGAGACCTACGAAGAGTTCATCGAAGAGCTGCTCAACATCTACGAGAGCACGCGGTTTGCCCGCGAGGGGTACAGCGAGTAA
- a CDS encoding MaoC family dehydratase — protein MPKLYFEDVSVGTTWELGTYELSKSEIKSFAEQYDPQPFHLDEEAAKESIFETLIASGWQTACIYIRLLTEGFLERTSHMAGKRVSDLQWLHPVYPGDVLTGRIEILDRSVSSSNPERGYLTYRVIGSTQTGETVFRMDLVGIFGRRSNTQ, from the coding sequence ATGCCCAAGCTGTATTTCGAGGATGTTTCGGTCGGCACGACGTGGGAGCTGGGGACGTACGAACTGTCCAAATCGGAGATCAAATCGTTCGCGGAGCAGTACGATCCGCAACCGTTTCACCTCGACGAGGAGGCAGCAAAGGAGTCCATCTTCGAGACGCTCATCGCGAGCGGCTGGCAAACGGCGTGCATATACATTCGCCTGTTGACCGAGGGGTTTCTCGAGAGAACGTCACACATGGCTGGAAAACGGGTATCGGATCTCCAGTGGCTCCACCCGGTGTACCCGGGTGACGTTCTCACCGGGCGGATCGAGATCTTGGACCGATCGGTCTCGTCATCGAACCCCGAACGGGGATACCTCACCTATCGCGTGATCGGATCGACACAGACCGGTGAGACCGTCTTTCGGATGGATCTCGTCGGGATTTTCGGTCGACGATCGAACACTCAGTAG
- a CDS encoding dodecin, with protein sequence MVFKKITLIGRSNESFEDATTDAIDRAEETLEQLKWATITDQSVELATASEREFQVEIEAAFELQEGVSE encoded by the coding sequence ATGGTTTTCAAGAAGATCACACTGATCGGCCGGAGTAACGAGAGCTTCGAGGACGCGACGACCGACGCGATCGACCGCGCCGAGGAGACGCTCGAGCAGCTCAAGTGGGCGACGATCACCGACCAATCGGTCGAGCTCGCGACGGCGTCCGAGCGTGAGTTTCAGGTAGAAATAGAGGCCGCGTTCGAACTGCAAGAAGGCGTCTCAGAATAG
- a CDS encoding universal stress protein, translating to MGRHVLVGIDGSDQSTNALEHALSAFPDAELSVISVVNPVAVTAGDEFFDGSAFEQQRELAEKHLESASAVARAHDREIDTDVRIGGPARELIASATESDVDHIVVGSHGRTGLSRILLGSVAETVVRRSPVPVTVVR from the coding sequence ATGGGACGGCACGTACTCGTCGGCATCGACGGCTCCGACCAGTCCACGAACGCTTTAGAACACGCGCTCAGTGCGTTTCCCGACGCCGAGCTATCGGTCATCAGCGTCGTCAACCCGGTCGCGGTGACGGCCGGCGACGAATTTTTCGACGGATCGGCGTTCGAACAGCAGCGCGAGTTGGCAGAGAAACATCTCGAATCCGCCTCGGCCGTTGCCCGAGCGCACGACCGCGAGATCGACACCGACGTTCGGATCGGCGGCCCCGCTCGTGAACTCATCGCGTCCGCGACGGAGTCCGACGTAGACCACATCGTCGTCGGGAGCCACGGCCGAACCGGGCTCTCACGAATCCTGCTGGGAAGCGTCGCCGAGACGGTCGTCCGTCGATCGCCGGTTCCGGTGACCGTCGTTCGGTGA